From the genome of Phytohabitans rumicis, one region includes:
- a CDS encoding leucyl aminopeptidase, whose translation MTSPIPTLSLVDTDPAELAVDAIVIGVHSLNGDDGAGGLLLASGAESIVAAFDGRLTGTLALLGATGAPGEVTKLATLGTITAPVVAAVGLGPEPTGAAPPPETLRRASGAVVRALAGAGTVALSLPLPDDEDAPAALRAVAEGALLGAYRFAGYKTKPQPGRRAPVGAVTVHVPDAADAAAQAEIVRAGVVAAAVALTRDWVNTPPNELRPPQFADAVADAAREAGLDVEVLDEEALREGGYGGILAVGLGSAAPPRMVRLSYTPPSFEKRVALVGKGITFDTGGFSIKPAQGMWEMKSDMAGAAAVTATMLAVAALRPAVAVTAYVPMAENMASATAYRPGDVVTMRNGKRVEVLNTDAEGRMILGDAMARACEDGCDYLLETSTLTGGQVVALGKRVAGVMGTAELCERVKAAGEEVGEPAWPMPLPEDVRKGMDSDVADISQVNAGMDRAGHMLQGGVFLREFVADDVPWAHIDIAGPSYHSGEPTGYWTKGGTGVPVRTLLAMIDDIAAAG comes from the coding sequence GTGACCTCCCCTATTCCGACCCTGAGTCTGGTCGACACCGATCCCGCGGAGCTGGCGGTCGATGCCATCGTGATCGGCGTACATAGTCTGAACGGCGACGACGGGGCAGGCGGTCTCCTCCTGGCGAGCGGCGCGGAGAGCATCGTGGCCGCGTTCGACGGCCGGCTGACCGGCACGCTGGCGCTCCTCGGCGCCACCGGCGCGCCGGGCGAGGTGACCAAGCTGGCGACGCTCGGCACGATCACCGCGCCGGTGGTGGCCGCGGTCGGGCTGGGCCCGGAGCCGACCGGTGCCGCCCCGCCGCCGGAGACGTTGCGGCGGGCGAGCGGCGCGGTGGTGCGGGCGCTGGCGGGTGCCGGCACGGTGGCGCTGAGCCTGCCGCTGCCGGATGACGAGGACGCCCCGGCGGCGTTGCGCGCGGTGGCCGAGGGCGCGCTGTTGGGCGCGTACCGGTTCGCGGGCTACAAGACCAAGCCGCAGCCGGGCCGGCGGGCGCCGGTGGGCGCGGTGACCGTGCACGTGCCGGACGCCGCGGACGCCGCCGCGCAGGCGGAGATCGTGCGGGCCGGCGTGGTGGCGGCGGCGGTCGCGCTGACCCGGGACTGGGTCAACACCCCGCCGAACGAGTTGCGCCCGCCGCAGTTCGCGGACGCGGTCGCGGACGCCGCGCGCGAGGCCGGGCTGGACGTCGAGGTGCTGGACGAGGAGGCGCTGCGCGAGGGCGGGTACGGCGGCATCCTCGCCGTCGGGCTCGGGTCGGCGGCGCCGCCCCGGATGGTGCGGCTGTCGTACACGCCGCCGTCGTTCGAGAAGCGGGTCGCGCTCGTCGGCAAGGGCATCACGTTCGACACCGGCGGGTTCTCCATCAAGCCGGCGCAGGGCATGTGGGAGATGAAGTCCGATATGGCCGGCGCGGCGGCGGTCACCGCCACGATGCTCGCGGTCGCCGCGTTGAGGCCGGCCGTCGCGGTGACCGCGTACGTCCCGATGGCGGAGAACATGGCCTCGGCGACGGCGTACCGGCCGGGCGACGTGGTGACCATGCGCAACGGCAAGCGGGTCGAGGTGCTCAACACCGACGCCGAGGGCCGGATGATCCTCGGCGACGCGATGGCCCGCGCGTGCGAGGACGGGTGCGACTACCTGCTGGAGACGTCGACGCTGACCGGCGGGCAGGTGGTGGCGCTGGGCAAGCGGGTCGCCGGGGTGATGGGCACGGCCGAGCTGTGCGAGCGGGTCAAGGCGGCCGGCGAGGAGGTCGGCGAGCCGGCGTGGCCGATGCCGCTGCCGGAGGACGTACGCAAGGGCATGGACTCGGACGTCGCCGACATCTCGCAGGTCAACGCGGGCATGGACCGGGCCGGCCACATGCTGCAGGGCGGCGTGTTCCTGCGCGAGTTCGTGGCCGACGACGTGCCGTGGGCGCACATCGACATCGCCGGGCCCAGCTACCACTCCGGCGAGCCGACCGGCTACTGGACCAAGGGCGGCACCGGCGTGCCGGTGCGTACCCTCCTCGCGATGATCGACGACATCGCGGCGGCGGGTTAG
- the gcvT gene encoding glycine cleavage system aminomethyltransferase GcvT codes for MTGELRRSPLHERHAGLGAKFAAFGGWEMPLEYAGGGVLKEHAAVREAVGVFDVSHLGKARVTGPGAADFVNSCLTNDLRRIGPGQAQYTLCCDEASGGTIDDIIAYLHSDDHVFLIPNAANTAEVVRRLQAAAPPPVTVTNEHEGYAVLAVQGPRSTDVLRAVDLPSAHDYMSFVTVDGVVVCRTGYTGEHGYELVVPASLAVDVWDRLFAAGAAFGIRACGLGARDTLRTEMGYALHGQDLSLAVTPVQARVGWAVGWNKPAFWGRDALLAEKAAGPRRTLRGLEALDRGIPRAHMTVLSEGAPVGEVTSGTFSPTRKVGIALALLDTAAGLEDGATVEVDVRGRRSTMRVVKPPFVKPQVR; via the coding sequence ATGACAGGAGAGCTGCGGCGCTCGCCGCTGCACGAGCGGCACGCCGGTCTGGGCGCCAAGTTCGCCGCCTTCGGCGGCTGGGAGATGCCGCTGGAGTACGCCGGCGGCGGGGTACTCAAGGAGCACGCGGCGGTGCGCGAGGCGGTCGGCGTCTTCGACGTGTCGCACCTCGGCAAGGCGCGCGTGACCGGGCCCGGCGCGGCGGACTTCGTCAACTCCTGCCTCACCAACGACCTGCGCCGCATCGGACCCGGGCAGGCGCAGTACACGCTCTGCTGCGACGAGGCCAGCGGCGGCACGATCGACGACATCATCGCGTACCTGCACAGCGACGACCACGTCTTCCTCATCCCCAACGCGGCCAACACCGCCGAGGTCGTCCGCCGCCTCCAGGCCGCGGCGCCGCCGCCGGTCACGGTCACCAACGAGCACGAGGGGTACGCCGTACTGGCCGTCCAGGGGCCGCGCTCGACAGACGTCCTCCGCGCCGTCGACCTGCCCAGCGCGCACGACTACATGAGCTTCGTCACCGTCGACGGCGTCGTGGTGTGCCGCACCGGGTACACCGGCGAACACGGGTACGAACTGGTCGTACCGGCCTCGCTGGCCGTCGATGTGTGGGATCGGCTTTTCGCCGCCGGCGCCGCCTTCGGCATCCGCGCCTGCGGCCTCGGCGCCCGCGACACGTTGCGCACCGAGATGGGGTACGCCCTGCACGGTCAGGACCTGTCCTTGGCGGTGACCCCCGTGCAGGCCCGGGTCGGCTGGGCGGTCGGGTGGAACAAGCCCGCGTTCTGGGGGCGGGACGCGCTGCTCGCCGAGAAGGCCGCCGGCCCCCGCCGTACGCTCCGCGGCCTGGAGGCGCTCGACCGCGGCATCCCGCGCGCACACATGACCGTGCTGTCCGAGGGCGCCCCGGTCGGCGAGGTGACCAGCGGTACGTTCTCGCCGACCCGGAAGGTGGGCATCGCGCTGGCGTTGCTGGACACCGCGGCCGGCCTGGAAGACGGCGCCACGGTCGAGGTCGACGTACGCGGCCGCCGCTCCACGATGCGCGTCGTCAAACCCCCCTTCGTAAAACCCCAAGTCCGCTAG
- a CDS encoding adenosylcobinamide-GDP ribazoletransferase produces MLSSGLRLAVTTFTVVPLRAGRVDRAAAGVAMSVAAGVGGALGAVLAGALLALDAAGAPALVAGAVTVALGALLTRGLHLDGLADTADGLGSYRSGEAALAIMKRPDVGPFGVAALVLALLIQAAALAALPGRPWPATLATVVTATAAGRLAASWACRRGVPAARPEGLGALVAGTVGPLPLLVATAAVVAVAAAAVPGRAWQGPVAVLVSLAAALLLVRHVVRRFGGVTGDVLGAAIEVTATLAYVGLSFG; encoded by the coding sequence GTGCTCAGTAGCGGCCTGCGGTTGGCGGTGACCACGTTCACGGTGGTGCCGCTGCGGGCAGGCCGGGTCGACCGAGCCGCCGCCGGGGTGGCGATGTCGGTGGCGGCCGGCGTGGGCGGAGCGCTCGGCGCCGTACTGGCCGGCGCGCTGCTCGCGCTCGACGCCGCGGGTGCCCCGGCGCTCGTCGCCGGCGCGGTCACCGTGGCGCTCGGCGCGCTGCTCACCCGCGGCCTGCACCTCGACGGGCTGGCCGACACCGCGGACGGGCTCGGCTCGTACCGCTCCGGCGAGGCCGCCCTGGCGATCATGAAGCGGCCGGACGTGGGGCCGTTCGGCGTGGCGGCGCTCGTCCTCGCCCTCCTGATCCAGGCCGCGGCCCTCGCCGCGCTCCCCGGCCGGCCATGGCCGGCGACCCTCGCCACGGTCGTCACCGCCACCGCCGCCGGCCGCCTCGCGGCATCCTGGGCGTGCCGGCGCGGGGTGCCCGCCGCACGCCCCGAGGGCCTCGGCGCGCTCGTCGCCGGGACGGTCGGGCCGCTCCCGCTCCTCGTCGCGACGGCCGCCGTCGTGGCCGTGGCCGCCGCCGCGGTCCCGGGCCGCGCGTGGCAAGGGCCGGTCGCCGTCCTCGTGTCCCTCGCCGCCGCGCTGCTTCTCGTGCGCCACGTGGTACGCCGATTCGGCGGCGTCACGGGCGACGTGCTCGGCGCGGCCATCGAAGTCACCGCGACACTGGCGTACGTGGGACTGTCGTTCGGCTGA
- a CDS encoding site-2 protease family protein gives MSSDRRSDLVAGVPREAFRPSVVFLCLVALFVTSGWMAWVEFGNVRFDVFLFVVSGWLVSLCLHEYAHAIVAFRAGDRGVAHRGYLTLNPLKYSHPLLSIVLPVVVVLLGGIGLPGGAVWVDRHEIPGRLRHTLVSLAGPATNVLFAVLLVVPFAVGVEVFAHEEFWAGVALLAFLQLTASVLNLLPVPGLDGGNMIQPWLSPQWRRGYDILAPYGFILLFALLWNRQISGWFFSAVFAVGDALGLPEWLYSEGFNLIRFWQGAG, from the coding sequence ATGAGCTCCGACCGCCGGAGCGACCTGGTGGCGGGCGTCCCGCGGGAGGCGTTCCGGCCGAGCGTGGTCTTCCTGTGCCTGGTGGCGCTCTTCGTCACCAGCGGCTGGATGGCGTGGGTCGAGTTCGGCAACGTCCGGTTCGACGTCTTCCTCTTCGTCGTGTCCGGCTGGCTGGTGTCGCTGTGCCTGCACGAGTACGCGCACGCGATCGTCGCCTTCCGCGCGGGCGACCGGGGCGTGGCGCACCGCGGCTACCTGACGCTGAACCCGCTCAAGTACAGCCACCCGCTGCTGTCGATCGTGCTGCCGGTGGTGGTCGTCCTGCTCGGCGGCATCGGCCTGCCCGGCGGCGCGGTGTGGGTGGACCGGCACGAGATCCCCGGTCGGCTGCGGCACACCCTGGTCAGCCTGGCCGGCCCGGCGACCAACGTGCTCTTCGCGGTGCTGCTCGTGGTGCCGTTCGCGGTGGGCGTGGAGGTGTTCGCGCACGAGGAGTTCTGGGCGGGCGTGGCGCTGCTGGCGTTCCTCCAACTGACCGCGAGCGTGCTCAACCTGCTCCCGGTGCCAGGGCTGGACGGCGGCAACATGATCCAGCCGTGGCTGTCGCCGCAGTGGCGCCGCGGGTACGACATCCTCGCCCCGTACGGCTTCATCCTGCTCTTCGCGCTGTTGTGGAATCGGCAGATCTCTGGGTGGTTCTTCTCGGCGGTGTTCGCGGTCGGGGATGCGTTGGGGTTGCCCGAGTGGCTGTACTCCGAGGGCTTCAACCTGATCCGCTTCTGGCAGGGCGCGGGCTAG
- a CDS encoding aldo/keto reductase family protein has product MEFRHLGRSGMLVSEISYGNWITHGSQVEEDAALACVRAALDVGITTFDTADVYAATRAEAVLGRALKGERREGLEIFTKVYWPTGPGPNDRSLSRKHIMESINGSLRRLQTDYVDLYQAHRYDVSTPLEETMEAFADVVHSGKAHYIGVSEWRASEIRAAHALARELRIPLISNQPQYSILWRVIEAEVVPASEELGLGQIVWSPIAQGVLTGKYLPGQPPPEGSRATDEKSGANFIQRFMTDEVLSTVQRLKPLAEQAGLTMAQLAVAWVLQNPNVSSAIVGATRPDQVRDNAAAAGVKLDAGLLKAIDEIVEPIVERDPAKTVSPSHRP; this is encoded by the coding sequence ATGGAGTTCCGACACCTTGGCCGTTCCGGCATGCTGGTCAGCGAGATCTCGTACGGAAACTGGATCACCCACGGCTCCCAGGTCGAGGAGGACGCCGCGCTCGCCTGCGTGCGCGCCGCCCTCGATGTGGGCATCACCACATTCGACACCGCCGACGTGTACGCCGCCACGCGCGCGGAGGCCGTACTCGGGCGTGCCCTGAAGGGCGAGCGCCGCGAGGGGCTGGAGATCTTCACGAAGGTCTACTGGCCGACCGGCCCCGGCCCGAACGACCGCAGCCTGTCCCGCAAGCACATCATGGAGTCGATCAACGGCTCGCTGCGCCGGCTACAGACCGACTACGTCGACCTCTACCAGGCCCACCGGTACGACGTGAGCACGCCGCTGGAAGAGACGATGGAGGCGTTCGCGGACGTCGTGCACTCGGGCAAGGCGCACTACATCGGCGTCTCCGAGTGGCGGGCCTCGGAGATCCGCGCCGCGCACGCGCTCGCCCGCGAACTGCGCATCCCCCTGATCTCCAACCAGCCGCAGTACTCGATCCTGTGGCGGGTCATCGAGGCCGAGGTGGTGCCGGCCAGCGAGGAGCTCGGCCTCGGCCAGATCGTCTGGTCGCCGATCGCGCAGGGCGTGCTGACCGGCAAGTACCTGCCGGGCCAGCCGCCGCCGGAGGGCTCGCGGGCCACCGACGAGAAGTCCGGCGCCAACTTCATCCAGCGGTTCATGACCGACGAGGTGCTGTCCACCGTGCAGCGCCTCAAGCCACTGGCCGAGCAGGCCGGGCTGACCATGGCCCAGCTCGCGGTCGCCTGGGTGCTGCAAAACCCGAACGTCTCCTCGGCGATCGTCGGCGCGACCCGCCCCGACCAGGTACGCGACAACGCGGCGGCCGCCGGCGTGAAGCTCGACGCCGGCCTCCTCAAGGCCATCGACGAAATCGTCGAACCCATCGTCGAACGCGACCCCGCCAAGACCGTCAGCCCATCTCACCGCCCGTAG
- a CDS encoding WG repeat-containing protein, which yields MTPTSPAAPAPVSPAVPVSPAASLDAPVSAPPVSAPPFTEPPEADTQPLGERQATGEPADEPVAAASPDTVLPAPAGPAAGAATALGAPTMLAPIVRRDAAEPPETADPAEPAAPDPEQVLSSYQWRFHHETLRELVEDPDELREIRDRLTEKLETASDNRARARLLSLRAVVSRILGDLGKALSDAKLAVTHAEATGELRRIAIAQARLAHVLQWRGDFAEADRLFEEANSSELPDRLRATMHEHAGRSCYDQGRYMEACNHFERALELRKVEDPDLIARTELALDAVFNKVAQNGMGPYPRTKDEILQIHRPPAPAFSDRVQRWGYAGAEGTFVVPPDYADVQPFRDRVAWVRRPEAQTWELIDEAGQQLITASAGYFGVGSFSDGLAWVSRDGTGNWIAIDKSGRIVIPNGFDDVRPFRRGIAAVRKGGWGAVDKTGRVVLPTRFSGFATALTDGRYVDGFTDEGLAIVDGGGRKGVVDRTGRMIVPPVHPAVVIHPVAFLVGNGTGQWGALDRRGEPLIDPVHPSRGDVMDEIDRLLADTKPVL from the coding sequence ATGACGCCCACCTCGCCGGCCGCCCCGGCGCCGGTCTCGCCAGCCGTGCCGGTGTCGCCGGCGGCGTCGCTGGACGCGCCGGTCTCCGCGCCCCCGGTGAGCGCGCCACCCTTTACCGAGCCGCCGGAGGCCGACACGCAGCCGCTGGGCGAACGCCAGGCCACCGGCGAGCCGGCGGACGAGCCCGTCGCCGCGGCCAGCCCCGACACGGTGCTGCCGGCGCCCGCCGGCCCGGCCGCGGGGGCGGCCACCGCGCTCGGGGCGCCCACGATGCTCGCCCCGATCGTCCGGCGCGACGCCGCGGAGCCGCCCGAGACCGCGGATCCGGCCGAGCCGGCGGCGCCGGACCCGGAGCAGGTGCTGTCGTCGTACCAGTGGCGGTTCCACCACGAGACGCTGCGCGAGCTGGTCGAAGACCCGGACGAGCTGCGCGAGATCCGGGACCGGCTGACCGAGAAGCTGGAGACGGCCAGCGACAACCGTGCGCGGGCCCGGCTGCTGAGCCTGCGCGCGGTGGTCTCCCGGATCCTCGGCGACCTCGGCAAGGCCCTCTCGGACGCCAAGCTGGCCGTGACCCACGCCGAGGCGACCGGCGAGCTGCGCCGGATCGCGATCGCCCAGGCCCGGCTGGCGCACGTGCTCCAGTGGCGGGGCGACTTCGCCGAGGCCGACCGGCTCTTCGAGGAGGCCAACTCCTCCGAGCTGCCCGACCGGCTGCGCGCCACCATGCACGAGCACGCCGGCCGGTCCTGCTACGACCAGGGCCGGTACATGGAGGCGTGCAACCACTTCGAGCGCGCGCTGGAGCTGCGCAAGGTCGAGGACCCGGACCTCATCGCCCGCACCGAGCTGGCGCTGGACGCGGTGTTCAACAAGGTCGCCCAGAACGGCATGGGCCCGTACCCGCGTACCAAGGACGAGATCCTGCAGATCCACCGGCCGCCGGCCCCGGCGTTCAGCGACCGGGTCCAGCGCTGGGGGTACGCGGGCGCGGAGGGCACGTTCGTGGTGCCGCCCGACTACGCCGACGTGCAGCCGTTCCGCGACCGGGTGGCCTGGGTACGCCGGCCGGAGGCGCAGACCTGGGAGCTGATCGACGAGGCGGGCCAGCAGCTCATCACCGCGTCGGCCGGGTACTTCGGCGTGGGCTCGTTCTCCGACGGGCTGGCCTGGGTGTCCCGGGACGGCACCGGCAACTGGATCGCGATCGACAAGAGCGGCCGCATCGTGATCCCGAACGGCTTCGACGACGTACGGCCGTTCCGGCGGGGCATCGCGGCCGTGCGTAAGGGCGGCTGGGGCGCGGTCGACAAGACCGGCCGGGTGGTGCTGCCGACCCGCTTCTCCGGCTTCGCGACCGCCCTGACCGACGGCCGGTACGTCGACGGGTTCACCGACGAGGGACTGGCCATTGTGGACGGTGGTGGCCGGAAGGGCGTGGTGGACCGGACCGGGCGGATGATCGTCCCGCCGGTGCACCCGGCCGTGGTGATCCACCCGGTGGCGTTCCTGGTCGGCAACGGCACCGGCCAGTGGGGCGCGCTGGACCGCCGTGGTGAGCCGCTGATCGACCCGGTGCACCCGAGCCGCGGCGATGTGATGGACGAGATAGACCGGCTCCTCGCCGACACCAAGCCGGTGCTGTAG
- a CDS encoding ABC transporter permease encodes MAGAFTNTVFGFLRCYVLLAVAGAASRGLAGGYDRAQLATFVWAGQGLLAVVLLWGWSELADRIRSGDVAGDLLRPVNPVVSYLAADLGRAGHAVLTRFVPPVVTGLLFFDMYVPGRWFTVPLFAVSAVLATVACFGCRYLVNSVAYWLADARGPMIAWVLGSGVLSGLYFPLRFMPDWLAVALWVATPFPSLLQTPLDVLVERDPPAMQVGLVAVQAYWAVLLISACLWVQRRAERKLVIQGG; translated from the coding sequence GTGGCCGGCGCGTTCACCAACACGGTATTCGGTTTCCTACGGTGCTACGTCCTCCTGGCGGTCGCCGGGGCCGCCAGCCGCGGGCTCGCCGGCGGGTACGACCGGGCGCAGCTCGCCACGTTCGTATGGGCGGGCCAGGGGCTGCTCGCCGTGGTGCTGCTGTGGGGGTGGAGCGAGCTGGCGGACCGGATCCGCAGCGGTGACGTGGCCGGCGACCTGCTGCGCCCGGTCAACCCGGTGGTCAGCTACCTCGCCGCCGACCTGGGCCGCGCCGGGCACGCCGTGCTCACCCGCTTCGTCCCACCGGTGGTCACCGGCCTGCTCTTCTTCGACATGTACGTGCCGGGCCGGTGGTTCACGGTGCCGCTCTTCGCCGTGTCCGCCGTCCTCGCGACGGTGGCCTGCTTCGGCTGCCGGTACCTGGTCAACTCCGTGGCGTACTGGCTGGCCGACGCGCGCGGGCCGATGATCGCGTGGGTGCTGGGCTCCGGGGTCCTCTCCGGGCTCTACTTCCCGCTGCGCTTCATGCCGGACTGGCTGGCCGTCGCGCTGTGGGTGGCCACGCCGTTCCCGAGTCTGTTGCAGACGCCGCTGGACGTGCTGGTCGAGCGGGATCCGCCGGCGATGCAGGTGGGGCTCGTGGCGGTGCAGGCGTACTGGGCGGTTTTGTTGATCTCCGCCTGTCTGTGGGTGCAGCGCCGGGCCGAGCGCAAGCTGGTGATCCAGGGTGGCTGA
- a CDS encoding ABC transporter permease, which produces MAEGDVPRPYLALLRGQARAQAAYRASFVIDLASNVFATVMDVLTVLVLFRVSRTLGGFTLREAMVIVGMSAVAFAAADLAVGNIERIKTYVRTGLLDAVLVRPLGALPQLLLMDLPLRKISRTIFGATVYAVALGAAGIDWTPARAVLVVVAPLAGVVFFGAIFVASAAVAFWWVETGEIGNAFTYGGRDFATYPITVYSGWFRRLFAYGLGFAFVSYYPALALLGRTDPLGLPPWVGYVAPGVAVLAAAAAAAVWRVGIRHYRSTGS; this is translated from the coding sequence GTGGCTGAGGGTGACGTGCCCCGCCCGTACCTGGCGCTGCTGCGCGGCCAGGCGCGGGCCCAGGCGGCTTACCGCGCCTCGTTCGTGATCGACCTGGCCAGCAACGTGTTCGCCACGGTCATGGACGTGCTGACCGTGCTCGTGCTCTTCCGGGTGAGCCGGACGCTCGGCGGGTTCACGCTGCGCGAGGCGATGGTCATCGTGGGCATGTCCGCCGTCGCCTTCGCCGCCGCCGACCTCGCGGTCGGCAACATCGAGCGGATCAAGACGTACGTGCGGACCGGGTTGCTCGACGCGGTCCTGGTCCGGCCGCTCGGCGCGCTGCCGCAGCTGCTGCTCATGGACCTGCCGCTGCGCAAGATCTCCCGGACCATCTTCGGCGCCACGGTGTACGCGGTCGCGCTGGGCGCCGCCGGCATCGACTGGACGCCCGCGCGGGCCGTGCTCGTCGTGGTCGCCCCGCTCGCCGGCGTGGTCTTCTTCGGCGCCATCTTCGTGGCGAGCGCCGCCGTCGCGTTCTGGTGGGTGGAGACGGGGGAGATCGGCAACGCCTTCACCTACGGCGGTCGGGACTTCGCCACGTACCCGATAACTGTCTACAGTGGATGGTTTCGGCGCCTCTTCGCGTACGGCCTGGGCTTTGCCTTTGTGTCCTACTACCCGGCGCTGGCGCTGCTCGGCCGGACCGACCCGCTGGGCCTGCCGCCCTGGGTGGGATACGTGGCGCCGGGCGTCGCGGTGCTCGCCGCGGCGGCGGCCGCCGCCGTGTGGCGGGTCGGCATCAGGCACTACCGGAGTACGGGGTCATGA
- a CDS encoding helix-turn-helix domain-containing protein, with product MDRTTPPLATIAAALRRERERAGISLTELARRAGIAKSTLSQLEAGSGNPSVETLWSLGVALGVPFSRLVEPPTPAVRVIRAGEAPGIRSEQADFTGILLSVGSRHARRDIYLVELDPGSSRKAEAHIPGSVEHMIVARGRVRTGPAAEPVELRPGDYAAFPGDVEHVYEALEPDTLVVLVMEHPD from the coding sequence ATGGACCGAACAACGCCTCCGCTCGCCACAATCGCCGCCGCCCTGCGCCGCGAGCGGGAACGCGCCGGCATCTCGCTCACCGAGCTGGCCCGGCGGGCCGGCATCGCCAAGTCGACGCTCTCCCAACTGGAGGCCGGCAGCGGCAACCCCAGCGTGGAGACGCTCTGGTCGCTGGGCGTGGCGCTGGGCGTGCCGTTCAGCCGCCTGGTCGAGCCGCCCACGCCGGCGGTCCGGGTGATCCGCGCCGGCGAGGCCCCCGGCATCCGCTCCGAGCAGGCCGACTTCACCGGCATCCTGCTCTCGGTCGGCTCCCGGCACGCGCGGCGGGACATCTACCTCGTGGAGCTCGATCCGGGCTCGTCCCGCAAGGCGGAGGCGCACATCCCGGGCAGCGTGGAGCACATGATCGTGGCCCGCGGGCGGGTGCGCACAGGCCCGGCCGCCGAGCCGGTCGAGCTCCGTCCGGGCGACTACGCCGCCTTCCCCGGCGACGTGGAGCACGTGTACGAGGCGCTGGAACCGGACACGCTGGTCGTACTCGTCATGGAGCACCCGGACTGA
- a CDS encoding AzlC family ABC transporter permease codes for MRTAERTTDRALVRDVGAIGLAAFAVGLSFGAIAIASGLPGWAVITMSLIVFAGGSQFMAVGLVTAGNPIAAVFAGLLLNARHLPFGLAVADAVGTGWRRQLVGSHILIDESVAFTMAQSDPAGRRRAYWLTGGTLFVTWNVGTVLGVLLGGSVGDPDALGLDAAFPAGLIALLLPSLRERDTRNVALGGAALAVLTTPLLPAGLPVLLALGGLLLVWRR; via the coding sequence ATGCGTACGGCAGAGCGAACGACCGACCGGGCCTTGGTGCGCGACGTCGGGGCGATCGGCCTTGCCGCGTTCGCCGTCGGCCTCTCGTTCGGCGCGATCGCGATCGCCTCCGGGCTACCCGGGTGGGCGGTCATCACCATGTCCCTGATCGTCTTCGCCGGTGGCTCCCAGTTCATGGCGGTCGGCCTGGTCACGGCGGGCAACCCCATCGCCGCGGTCTTCGCCGGGCTGCTGCTGAACGCCCGCCACCTGCCGTTCGGCCTGGCGGTCGCCGACGCGGTCGGCACGGGCTGGCGCCGCCAACTGGTCGGCAGCCACATCCTGATCGACGAGTCGGTGGCGTTCACCATGGCCCAGTCGGACCCCGCGGGGCGGCGCCGGGCGTACTGGCTGACCGGCGGGACGCTCTTCGTGACCTGGAACGTCGGGACGGTGCTGGGCGTACTGCTGGGCGGCTCGGTCGGCGACCCGGACGCGCTGGGGCTGGACGCGGCGTTCCCGGCCGGCCTGATCGCGCTGCTGCTGCCGTCGCTGCGCGAGCGGGACACCCGCAACGTCGCGCTGGGCGGGGCGGCGCTGGCCGTACTGACCACGCCGCTGCTGCCCGCCGGCCTGCCGGTGCTGCTCGCGCTCGGCGGGCTCCTGCTGGTGTGGCGGCGCTGA
- a CDS encoding AzlD domain-containing protein, which translates to MLIAVIVALAVGTFGFRLAGVVLRDRLDLPAPLQRILPLAAAALLAALAGTAALTDSGGFAGVSRPLGVAVGAVLAWLKAPFVVVVVAAALTAALLRTLGVP; encoded by the coding sequence ATGCTGATCGCGGTGATTGTGGCGCTGGCGGTGGGGACGTTCGGCTTCCGGCTGGCGGGCGTCGTCCTGCGCGACCGGCTCGACCTGCCCGCGCCCCTGCAACGGATCCTGCCGCTCGCGGCCGCGGCGCTGCTGGCGGCCCTGGCCGGGACGGCCGCGCTGACCGACTCGGGCGGGTTCGCCGGCGTGTCCCGGCCGTTGGGCGTGGCCGTCGGCGCGGTACTGGCCTGGCTGAAGGCGCCGTTCGTGGTCGTGGTGGTCGCCGCCGCGCTGACCGCCGCGCTGCTACGCACCCTCGGCGTCCCCTGA